AAGGCAAGCTGGAAGCTTGCGCTGCAAAAAATTTTGCGTTGGTGCCTGCCCTGCCGCAGGCCAGGGATAGTTTTTCCAGAGTAATTGCCATGTACGTTTGCACACCCATCACGATGAGAATGTAGCGCAGAGATCTTGTCTGCATGCAGGCTGGAAGCCTGCGCTACGGCATTTTCGTGGTAACAAGCCTGGAAACGCGGAGCTTTGATGAAACCGCTTTTACTCGTCTCCAATCCCTCGTCAGCAAGGGGCAGAAGCCGCGTCGTGTTGGAACGTGCTGTGGGCTGGTTGAAGCAAAACGGCATTCCAACTTATCAGCTCGTCTCGCAACACGCCGGCCATCTCTTCGAGGCGCTGCCGCCGCTGCTCAAAGAAGATTGGCATGCCATTGCCGGGCTCGGCGGCGACGGCACGCTCTTCGAGGTGATCAATGTTTGTCTCGAAACCGCCTCGTTCCACACTCCGCTTGCCGTGATTCCCGGCGGCACGGGCAATTCTTTCGCAAGAGATTTTTCCGGCAATAAACTCGAAGATTTTTTAAACAAGCTCATAACAGGCGCACCGCAGCCGGTTGATGTCGGGCGTTGCCAATTTGATCACCGACCCCATCTGGGCCGGCGCTGGCATAAAAATGAGTTTTATTTTATCAACGTGCTGGGAACCGGTTTCGTCGCGGAGGTGAATCATCGCTCGTTTGGCTTCAAAAAACTCGGCATGTTCGGTTATGCCGTGAGTGTTCTGGCGACATTGTCAAAGCTGCGGCCTTATCAAATGCGGCTGGCGCTGGACGGGCAAATCATCGAAAAGCCGAACACCTTTGTGACCATTTGCAATTCGCGGGTCACCGGCGGCAACATGCTCATCGCGCCGGAGGCAAATATCCGCGATGGCTGGCTCGACGTGGTCGTCGCCAACGCCATTTCGCGCTGGGAGCTGATCAAAACCTTCCCCAAAGTTTTTTCTGGGACGCACACCTCGCATCCCGAGGTCGAAATATTTCGCGCCCGGCACATTCGCCTCGAAACCGATCCGCCGTCGCTGCTCACGCCGGACGGTGAAACGCTCGGCGCGACACCGATCACGGTCGAAGTGCTGCCCGGCAGGCTGCAGTTCATGGCCTGAGCGCCGCGATCGTTACAAAAACTTTTTAAAACTTTAGCTTGTTTTTGTCCGAAGACTTTCGTATGTTGTTTTTACGCATCAGCAACGGGCCGCGCCTGTAATCGAGAAGCGCGGCGGTATGGAAAATTGATGCGTGAGGTGGCCGTCCTCACCGAGTGTGCAGCCTGCCTCAAAAAACCAGTGGCTTCTGCCGAAGTTTTTTTCAACTCTCTATGGCGCTTGAACCTGCCTCGACGACGCGAGCAACCCCGACGGGCGTAGACAAGCTTACCTCCACAAATCGAGATTTGATCAAAAGACAGAGAGATTCCCGGGCCACCAAAATTTTTTTTGATGTCGCAAGAAGGTGAACTCTTTGCACATTCTCTCCGCGATGGTTTGACAAGGATTTTATGTCGTTTCAACAATTCGGGCTGCATTCCGACCTGCTCAAAGCAGTGCAGCAAATGGGGTATAAAGAACCCACCCCGATTCAGCAGCAAGCTATTCCCCTGGCATTGACCGGCCGCGATCTCATCGGCTGCGCCCAAACCGGCACCGGCAAAACCGCGGCATTCGCGCTGCCGATTTTGCACAGGTTGCATCCGATCCGGCGGGCGCAAATCCGCGCTTTGATCTTGACGCCGACACGCGAACTGGCTTCGCAAATCAACGAGGTTTTTGAAGGCCTGACGGCTCACACGAAACTCTACACCGCCGCGGTTTATGGCGGCGTCGGCATTCCGCCGCAAGAGCGCGCGCTGCGACTCGGCACCGACGTCATCGTCGCCACGCCGGGCCGCCTGCTCGACCACATCAATCGCGGCGTCGGGCGCTTTGACGGGCTGGAAGTGCTGGTGCTCGACGAGGCCGACCGCATGCTCGACATGGGTTTTCTTCCGGATGTCAAGCGGATCATTTCACATCTGCCAAAACAACGCCAGACCATGCTGTTCTCTGCGACCATGCCCAAAGAGATTCTCGATCTCAGCCGGCAGATTTTGCAGAACCCGGCGATGGTTCAAATCGGCCGCCAAGCCAGGCCGGCCGAGGGCGTCAGCCAGTCGGCTTATCCAGTCGCCCAGCATCTCAAAACCGATTTGTTGCTGACGCTGCTGCAAACGGCGGAGATGGAATCGGTGCTGATTTTTGCGCGCACGAAGGTTCGTACCGAGCGGTTGACGCGCCATTTGAAGGAGGGTGGTCATAAAGCCGCGCTTATTCACGGCGATCGTACGCAGGGCCAGCGCCTGGCGGCGCTGGAGGGTTTTCGCAATCGCGATTATCGCATTTTGGTGGCGACCGATATAGCGGCGCGCGGCCTCGATATTGACGGCATCTCGCACGTCATCAATTTTGACGTGCCGATGACGCCGGAAGACTACGTTCACCGCGTCGGCCGCACCGCCCGCGCCAAAGCCCTCGGCACGGCGCTGACACTGGTCGCTCCCGGCGAAGAAAATTTCCTGGCCGCGATTCAACATTTGACCAAGATGGAAATTCCACGCCGGACCGTGCCGGATTTTGATTACCAGCGCGTTATGGCGCCCCGCCCAAGCCGTGAAAATGACGGCCGGCCGAAAAGGCGCTTCGGCAGCATGAACAAACGCCGTTCCGCTCGTTTCGCATTCAATTAATTCAGTGGTGTTTTTTACCTTAATCTTTCAGGATGGTTTACCATGAAGATTTTTGTTGGCAATCTCTCCCGCCGTGTGACGCAAGACGCGGTGCAGCAGTTGTTTGAAACTTTCGGTCAGGTGGCTGCAGTTGAAGTTATCCGTGACAAATTCAGCGGCGAATCCAAAGGCTTTGCATTCGTTGAAATGCCTTCCAAAACCGAGGCGCAAGCCGCGATGGAAGGCCTCAACGGCCGCGACATGGACGGCAAGGCGCTAACCGTGAACGAGGCGCGCCCGCGCAACAATGATCGTCGCGGCGGTGGCGGCGAGCGGCGTTTCGGTGGTGGCCGCGGTGGCGAACGACGTTTTGGCGGCGGCAACCGGCGCTCGTGGTAGTTTTAGTTTTGATGGCATGAAACAAAAAAGGAGAGCCACTGTGCTCTCCTTTTTTTATTTTGATTCGGTACTCCCAATACGGATCTCGCAAGCGGGACAAGCCCGGCGGGCGTAACCGGCGGGCAGCATTGAGCCCGACTAATTTTTAAACCACCACGAGACACCAAGAAAAATTTTATGATATCGCCTTTTGTTTTTTGTGTCTCGTGGTTAAAAAACTGTTTGCTGGTTAAAGAATTTTCAGACTGCGTCCGTCGAAACTTTATTCTGAGGTTGACCGTGTTAA
This genomic window from candidate division KSB1 bacterium contains:
- a CDS encoding diacylglycerol kinase family lipid kinase is translated as MKPLLLVSNPSSARGRSRVVLERAVGWLKQNGIPTYQLVSQHAGHLFEALPPLLKEDWHAIAGLGGDGTLFEVINVCLETASFHTPLAVIPGGTGNSFARDFSGNKLEDFLNKLITGAPQPVDVGRCQFDHRPHLGRRWHKNEFYFINVLGTGFVAEVNHRSFGFKKLGMFGYAVSVLATLSKLRPYQMRLALDGQIIEKPNTFVTICNSRVTGGNMLIAPEANIRDGWLDVVVANAISRWELIKTFPKVFSGTHTSHPEVEIFRARHIRLETDPPSLLTPDGETLGATPITVEVLPGRLQFMA
- a CDS encoding DEAD/DEAH box helicase, yielding MSFQQFGLHSDLLKAVQQMGYKEPTPIQQQAIPLALTGRDLIGCAQTGTGKTAAFALPILHRLHPIRRAQIRALILTPTRELASQINEVFEGLTAHTKLYTAAVYGGVGIPPQERALRLGTDVIVATPGRLLDHINRGVGRFDGLEVLVLDEADRMLDMGFLPDVKRIISHLPKQRQTMLFSATMPKEILDLSRQILQNPAMVQIGRQARPAEGVSQSAYPVAQHLKTDLLLTLLQTAEMESVLIFARTKVRTERLTRHLKEGGHKAALIHGDRTQGQRLAALEGFRNRDYRILVATDIAARGLDIDGISHVINFDVPMTPEDYVHRVGRTARAKALGTALTLVAPGEENFLAAIQHLTKMEIPRRTVPDFDYQRVMAPRPSRENDGRPKRRFGSMNKRRSARFAFN
- a CDS encoding RNA-binding protein; its protein translation is MKIFVGNLSRRVTQDAVQQLFETFGQVAAVEVIRDKFSGESKGFAFVEMPSKTEAQAAMEGLNGRDMDGKALTVNEARPRNNDRRGGGGERRFGGGRGGERRFGGGNRRSW